In Panicum virgatum strain AP13 chromosome 5K, P.virgatum_v5, whole genome shotgun sequence, the genomic window TAATTTGTCAACTCTTGCATTGAAACAAAGTTTAATTAGTTCCCTGATGTCTTCATTTCGTTTTTAGTGTTCAAAGGAGGATGCTCAGAAGAATGTTGATGTCGCCATTGTTTTTCTTGGCTCAAAGGTACTTATTCGATACTCATGTATTTTCTTTTACCGCCTTTAAATTATCTGCTTGTGCAaatatatattaattaaataatcTTTTAAACTAAATCATTGCTTGTACATAAATTTCGAAAATTGAAAGTTGATataaatagttttttttttaattccatGAAGCCATGAAACTAGCAAATTATCCAATCTATATGGTGAAGTTATTACTAAGACAGCCATTGCTTCCAGTTTTCACTGACCATTGACCTGTTCCTTTTTCCTTAGCTACAATCGTCAGACATATCTAAAGATAAGCAAATTGATCCAGCTTTGGCAGATACATTGAAGGTAATTGTAGGCACTCATTGTTTTTCTCTCTTGGTTATTGTTTAACTCAAGCATCGAATTTTCGATGGCTTATAAGTTATAATCGCTATGCTTCTTTCAGCTCTCCTTCACAAGTTCAGAGTTTTCCATGGCATTCCCCTATGTTTCCACATCAGATGATGAGAAATTGGAGAATTCATTGTTGTCCGGCTTTGCTGAGAATTGTAACAGTTGTTTGGAAAGAAATCGTGTCACCTACACAGACACATGTACTGTAACTGGTCAGGATCTGAAGAAACATCACAGCATGGATTCTATTCGTGTaagtttttatatattttttttggttcTTCTATGCTATATTTGTTCTGTACATTGACAGCAATCAACCTGTACATTACAGGACTTAGTGACGTCACGGATGGGAAACAACCCAAGTGGGCAGACCGATCTGGTTGTCTTCTGCAGTGGTGGTTTTGAGGATTTAGACCCTGCAAAATCAGAAGGTTAGGATATTACTACTAGCATTGCTCTTTTACTTTTAACTGTACAGCTGAAAGCTAATTTAGTACTACGTCACTGCAGGAGAGTTGCTTTCTGAGCTGGTCGCCATGCTGAAGAAGTCTGGAGCTAAATATACCATTCTTTATGCTTCTCAACCATCTGGTTTACTAGAGAATCGTGGCAGGTATCTTGCAGAGAAGACCAATACTACTAAAGCTGGACGGGCCAAATGTGATGGAGAGTGCCTAGTCAAATCAACTCTTCTCGAAGGAACTTTTGTTGTAAGTAACTTGTATTCTGTTACTGGTTAACTCTATTCTTAAATGTGCGCTCTCCTGTAAAATGATTGTTTGTATATTAGTATACCTTGTATCCTTTCATCATTTTCTCACACTGGTCTACTATGTGCAGGGAATTGTGCTTCTTATCATCTTGATATCAGGACTCATGTGTATGATGGGAATTGATACTCCCTCGAGGTTTGAAGCTCCCCAGGAATCTTGATTGCACTTTAACGCAGGATATGGGAGCTTATCTCGGCAATGCACAAGGAGTATGAATGACCGACGTTTGTTGGTCTCCACCGTGGATATTGTTAGTTTCCTGTTCCAAAGTGCCTTGTGTATTGTACTGAGCCAACTGTTATTTACAATGTGCTCAATTTTGGGTGTAATATTCTACGTAGATCTAGCTGAGTTATTGCAAACAAATACATGTGTGAGGCTTGTGTTGTACCAAACATTCCACTGCCTCCAGTGTTCTCTGTGAATAACCTGAAATTCAGGTAACCAATAAGATGGTACTGTGCATCAAAtaaaattgaatcttgttaTTTATTTGGATAAAAAGTTACTGTGCTTAAGCATGTGTCACGTCTATTTACTTGGTACTTGCACCTTGTGCCTCAAATGAAACTGAATTGTGTCTGTTTGTGATGTCAACATCTATGGTGAGACTGCAATGCATTTGAGTGACAAACCTTTGCCCATTTTAGTGATTTTCATGCTTAGTGAAGTTTCTTTTTGTTATTGATGAGGCAGGGATGAACTCCAAACACGGGCTTATTTTTTACTCTACTGTGACTGTAGCAAAATAGTAATATAGTATTTCTTCCTGCTCCCTACGGTGGAGAAAATAATTGAGCCGGTGTGGATTCGTCACGCATTGCGTCACGGGCAGGCAGGGCCAAACGAGTCGGACTCGGTGCAAACCACGGAGTCGTGCTCGCGCACGGGGATGACAATGACTGACGAGTCGGATGACCGAAGCGCTTGCGTAGCAGCTCAGCTCTGGTCTACAACTGCATCTGTGCTGCTTGACGCCTTCCCTTTCAGTCAACAGGTGCTGCttctttatcaaaaaaaaaaaaaacacaggtGCTGCTTCGCGGAACAAGAACAGCGCCGTGCCGGACATGTTTGGTTCacattctgattttttttaaaaaaaaagacgaatgcatgcatggagtactaaacgaaatttatttgtaaaattttttttacgaatgcatcatgattggctacagtgatgctacagtaaccgccccTAATTATCCTCTAATCATATGGTCAAAGACCTTATTAGCTACAgcacatgctacagtaccataattaCGAAGATTATTTTATAactagacttcatttaatacctctaattgcGGCAAAAagtttttataaattttttttaacctctaaccaaacaaggccctagTCGCTTGCTGGACGCACGATTCCCGTCGCACACCAAGATGCAGTTAACTCGAAAAAAAAGACTCGTGGAATTGCAGCGATGGAGACGGCGGCAGCACCTCGGCACTGCGCTTGCCGTCTCCGTCTAAAAACATAATCATCCTAGGAATTCTATGATAAATTAATAAAACAAATTATTTTATATTTGGCAATAATTAATTTTTTCATACACATATactttttaaataaaataatttatttttaggACAATTTAATTTTAGGACAATTTTTAAATTCTAGAGTAACTTATTTTtctggacggagggagtaagcaTCATTTTAGTCAGAAGTGAAGCCAGCTGAAAATAATGATAGGATTGTTCCTATCACATGCTGGAATCTTTGCTTTAGAAAACAGTAATGAACAGTGATTCCTACTATTTTTTCATAAATCCATCGGGGGTCGAGTTATGTTTAGAGCATATCTAAGAGTTCTTGTATTTTGGGtgagttttttaaaaaaagaaaagaaagacaaAAAATCCCCATTCAACGGAAACTCTATTTACCTCGTTTTCTATCATCATTTTTTATCCAAAGGGTGTCATTGGTCATCTTTGCCTATGCTGAGCGCTAGCCATTCctttttggattttggagaAGCTGTTAGATTTCATCCCTTTTTCGCTAGCTATTCCGTTTTACATAATAGCTATATTAAAATTTTAACTATTCatagatacaagagctcttggtgATGCTTTTAGCTCTGCCCCTATTTTAGGTATAGATAAACTAATCATCATCATTGTACGAACTTGTTGAATCCTACCTATCATTGTACGAACTTGTTGAATCCTACCTGTCTATAAGATCCAAAACCTCCTCTACCTCAATATTCAATTAACTACATGTTACACAATGCTTGGTTGAAAAGCTCCTATGATCCAACTCATATTATAGATATAACATATATCTAGATGTAAAATGAAAATTATATATCTATAAAATTAAatatgacttataatttagaacggatgtGTACTATGTATTATGCCTCTAATAAAGAATAAAGGACAATAGTTATTCAGACGCTTTGTAAGTTCTGCGGTGTCCATTTCTTTGATTCATCTCATGTCGTGATAGAAACAATGAACGTTAAAATAAATATTCACATACCGATggaatcattttttttcttcatttatCCTTTTGTGAGGTAGCCTAGGATACAATGGACACGACACCGGTTACTGAATCAAATAAAAGAAAACACGTGAAAAGGCTAAAGGCCCAATGGCACACAACTCTATGGGCTGACGTGAAAGCCCAAAGCCCGTTGGACAAAAGTAATAGTGTCATACACACTGACGGATAGATACCAAGATTTTAAATAGCAGgttatagcttccgctataagCCCGCTAAATTCCGGCTATACCCCGCTAAATGCCGTGACGACAGCTCTGCCGCTAAGTGTTTTAGTCGGCGATTTAAAACCTTGATAGATACACAGGCAAATCATATTGCTTTGGGCTTGATCTGGGCACCATGCATCGGCCGCAGCTTTATCACTGTATGGGGCGCATGGGTATACGCCGGCGCGAGCTCGAACTCGAAgctgaaggagaaggagaaggatcaTGCTCAGCGCCATCTTAGCCTCGAGCAGCGCGAAGTTCTCGCCacaaaattttttattttagaaTAATAAATCTAGCTAGTCTGTACATTACGTTCTGCCAAATGATGTATCACGTTGCGTCACGAGGGCGACACGCGTGGTCTTTTCTCGACTTTCTTAGTCACCATGATGTCTTGGCTCACGCTCGGATGCAACTTGTGCAAAATTTACATCATCAATATCAGCAAAATTTTTAAGTAATCTACAGCATTGGCGTATACCATTTCCAGTAAAACTCTTAagaaacttgtgcaaaatttaTACATAGTTTCATATGCAAAGTTTCttcgcaaaaagaaaaagaagaagacgaGGCCACACCGCAAAGCGTTGATAGAGACATACAAGTTCACCCATTAGCAAACGATACATGGTATAACTGTTTGAATGAGTACCTAAATTTCTCTATCCATGTACATTTTCTCCCTGCTTTATTCATTTCAAAGGTTAAAATCTAATTTACATACATCATGCAAATTGACAGTATATGATGGCATCTACCCGGCATGAGCGTCATGGTCGTCAGAGCTTCTTCAGTCTGATCTGAGCGCCGTGCTGAGGGTGCAGGGTGATCACGGTGTACGGCGCATGGGTGTAGGATGGTGAGAGCTCGAAGGAGAAGCGCTGGAGGATGGTGCACAGCGCCATCTTCGCTTCCAGCAACGCGAAGTTCTGGCCGATGCAGATCCGGGGACCCCCTCCGAACGGAAAGAAGGCGCCCTGGTGCTTGGTAGCGTTGGAGACGCCGTCAGCGAACCTTGCAGGATTGAACTCGCTCGCATCTTTTCCCCAAATCTCCGGATCATGGTGGATGAAGAGAATGGGCAGCTGAAGGTTCACTCCGGCAGGATATATGATGCTGCCGAGCTCCATCTCCTTGTATGTTCTTCTGACTATAAAGGTTGCCGGCGGGTACAACCTAAGGACCTCGTACAAAATCATGGTTACCTGCACAGACATGGCACAAGATCAGGATTGGTGCTTCAGTTATCCGATATGGATAGAAAACTTATCAACTTTTCCTCCTAAAAGGTTCCAGTTTAACACTGATCAGTATTTCTCACCGCAGCATGCTGTTGCTGTTATAGCAAATTCACAGAGTCTGTCATGGATTCACAGTAATAATGCTTCATTCAGATTTAAGATTCAATTCCTATCATTTTAGAAATAAACCTGTAGTTCTCGAGCAACATTTCTGAAGTTTATCAGCTAGCATCAAATGGAATGAAAATAAGCATCCCAAAAAACATGTAAGAAATCCATTAATCTCTCTCTTTTGATAAAGAATGAATCAGATATCCCTAATCTCTTTAGTAGTCCAAAATTTTGGAAGTTTATAAGAAAATAGAACGTTGGTTTTTTACTTACCGTCTTCAGGTGGTTCAAGCTATCAAAATCTGGTTTGGCTCTACCAAAGTGGTTCAGAACTTCTTCTCTTGCCCCCTCTTGCCATTCTGGGTGCAGGCTTAGCACAATGAGAGTCCAAGTAAGCAGGACTGATGTTGTCTCCATACCGGCAAAGTAAAATAGTTTGCATTCCTCAATCACATCTTCCGTTGACAATCCCAGCTTTGCATTCCCTTTCGATTCATTCATGTTTGACTCCAGTAATAAGCCCAGCAAGTCATCATTATTTGTTTTGCCATCTTTAATGGCCTTCTCCCTTTTTCTAATTATTTCGCGCAGAGTTTTCCGGATCTCCCGATCAATTTCTCGCATCCTTCTATTATTTTTGGTGGGCAAAAACCTGAATATGTTCGAAAGTGTTATGGTACTGCGAAATCTGAAGATGGAAATGAAGCAGCATTCTATTACACAGATATGCATGAGTAATTATTAAAAATCTTCATATGTAGAAACATATAGGCATCTTTCAAATGCTGTTATGTGCAACTTGAAATGAATAAAACTTTTCTGCAGTTTAGAGGAAAGAAGAACAAACCAATATCCTGGGATAAATATTGTTTGGAAAGACTGTACAAGGCGTTCAGCTAGCTCTCCTTGCAGCTGGAAAATTTTCATCCCCTCTTGATAGCTGCTACCAAATGCGGTTCTTGAGATAACATCTCCCGTGAGATTCTGGAACTCCGGCCAGACATCTACCTCAAAAGACCCCTCAGAAGGCATTGAATTCTCCCATTTAGTAATGGTTTCGGCGCAACAAGTGGAAAATACCGGCAGCATCCGCTGTAAATAAGAAATCAACGACACAAGTCTTTCTTACACTGGTACCCAATATACAACAAGCTGTAATTCgaaatgagaaaaaaaagggaaagccATACCTTTATCTTCTCATGGTGGAAGGCAGGATTGAGAATTCTCCTGTGTTTTGCCCACTTCTCGCCGTCATGATTGACAACCCCATCGGCTAGCAGCTTCCCGATACGACTACTCCTTGGTTTTCCAAAGTGGCCAAACTTGTTGGATAAAACCTCTTTGACTAACTCCGGGTCTGGTATCATCACCCTCGGTATTGGACCGAACCAGGTGAACGACATTTTCCCTGCAATGGAGTTTCGAAAATCACCATAAATATAGCCTGAAATAGTAGTAAGACCAGAAGAGCAGGTAACTGTTGCTCTTTTTGTTACTCGTTGCACAAATTAAAATTCTTACTCTAATGCGATCCGGAAGTATAGTACATCGTCACAAGAATTGCAATAAAGCATGTTTGTCCCGATACTAAAACACCTCAAGAAATGAAGAAAATGAAACGAAAGGGATAAAATTTGCAGAGAGCCGGTTGATTTGAAATTACCGTATTCCTTGATGGCTCTGTGGAGCATGGGCTGCACGCGTGGGGCGATGTCGTGGCAGCCGAGCGGCAGCGGCTTGGTGCGAGCCTCCCGGTTGATCCGGGCGTTCTCCGCCAGGTCGCCGGTGAAGAGGCGGTACCGGGTGCCCTTGAGGCCCTGGGCCCGCAGGGCCCGGTCGAGCCGCCGAGGCGTCCACCAGGCCCACTCCGCCGTCCaggccaccagccacagcaacgccacggccgccgccgcgccggccagcgCCCACGGGGAGGCCTCCCGCAGCATCAAGAGAGCGCGCGCCGCCATTGGTGTGGCTTGGCGCGGTGGAAGAGAAGCAGAAAAGGAGAGCGGATCAGAGGAATCTGTTTGTgtatggccgtgtttggttactcACCAAATTTTTGCGCACgtttttcgagaagagaatctcgtgtgcatggagtactaaatgaagtctatttgcaaaatcttttcagggatgggtgtaacttttcgagacaaatctaatggcgGTAagtaattgatgatttgctacagtgatgctacagtaaccatcctctaatcgcgcggtcaaaggcctcattagatttgtctcgcgatttacacgggggttgtggaggtggttttgtaattagacttcgtttGCTACTCTAAATTTTTGatcaaaagtgctacagtaaaaaCGTGAAATGTAACCAAACACGGGCTATGTGTGAATTGTGATTGGGAGCGAGGTTCGTGTCGTCTGCTTAATACTGGAGGATGGGCGGACACGTGTGCGTCTTGcccccttctcctcccggtTGTACTTGGAAGTCttcgtgtgtttttttttcccaatccaagataaaaaaaatccatAACATTATGAGTATTTCGTCCGTCGTCTTCGAGAAGGCTTTGCTTGCTAGTCCACCAATGGTGAAATGGTCGCCATGCTAGTCCAGTAGGTCTTGAGGTTATAGGATCATCATATACTAGTGATTTCTATATTTGTCATGTCACATAGACACTACTCATAGAAATTACACATTTAGatattttttcaaaagaaatctGAAAAAGTCAgatgtttttttaaaagaaattggaaaaagtctaaattactactctaaactatagccaaagtttgAATAACCCTCTAAACTATTGTTTGGTTTATTTTACCCCAAACTATGAactttggttcaaattaactcctaatacaatttgtttttttatttctttatgcATAGGTGGAGTCTTAAGCTGAAtttttacaagatgatagtaAACATCATAAcacattttagaaaaatatataattactttttattattattttgatagattaggatatttaataataaattgatCATTGGATTTCAAAACTATATGAAAATAAACGATGAAAAATCTATAACAATTTTTCTTAATATGCAGTGTGGTGTCCACTACTATtctgcaaaatttaaaattaaacttCAACTTGTgtataaagaaataaaaaatacaaattATGTTATGAAGTAAAATGGActaaattgcatagtttagggggtaaattgaaccaaattaggccctgtttagtccccaaaaaattttcatcgAATCTTcgcacacatgcatgaagcattaaatgtagttgaaaaaataaccaaTTACACCGTCTAACTTGTTACCACAAGATGAAtctttaagcctaattaattcatgattgagCATTATTTGTCTGGTAACAACCaaaatttttcaccaactaaacacacccttatagtttagggggttatccaaAGTTTGTCAATAGTtcaggggagtaatttagactttttttcAAAGAAATTGCTATCCAAtcatctcttctctctcttttctccctcCAATCCTATCTTCTTTTGTCTTGGTTTTTGTGTAAACATGATTTTTTGCATGAGACCTGATTTCTTCATCTTTTCCTTCCTTCCTCGTTAACTCTCTTACCACCTCAGCTTTTTGGTTATATGGCAATGTATTTAATACTATAGAAACTAGCTGAGTTGGAGGGTTGGCACTGCCCTAAAACACATTAATCTATTGGTACGCCATTTGATATCATTATCATAAAACTAGATTGTTTCAAGGGCTTTTCACGAATATAGGGTATAGTTTCAGAGGAAAAAATTGATTTGTCTTCTCTAATTTTTTTAGTTACACAATtttattggggggggggggttgtaattatttttatatgtcgAGATCATTTCATACTATTCTAATCCatgaaaatgaaataaaataaacaccGATGTATTCTTTAAAGTAGGTGTCAGCGTAGTGGGATCGGGGGCCCCACTCGCCAGGAAAAATACGCGGAGGGGAGGCGGAGCGCCCGTCCACTCGCAAGTGCACCATCGGGCCAGTCAGGGCCTCTCCGGTGGAACCCACACCTGTCTGGGCTGGACCGAGCTCGGGCCGCTCACGGCGGCCTGAAAAGGTCCCTTTCCTTCCCAACGAAGACACCAGCCCGGTAGAAAAGTCTTTACCGTGTGGGCGTCCCCTCGGAttaccgcgccgcgccgccgcagcctacACAAAGCCCGAGGGAAGACGCATCTTTCCCGTAAAAACATCATGATTACGGAGGAGCCGTGCAGCGCTGAGCCGGCTGGATAAGCTTATCTCTAAGCCGCGTCACATCAGGGGTAAGTGGGCGGTGGCTGGGGTCCACCTCCATTTATTGCCTGTCCTATCGTGGTAACTCCTCTCCCGACCCCGGCCGCCTGCCCGGGGTTGACTCGGGTCACCTCGGGCGAAAGACGGGCCCAGCGGGTCAGGAGAAGGCCACCCCGGGGCGTCCGCGGTGCCTCGGGCCGCACACCAGGGTTCCTGGGGTTTCGCGTCCCTCCGGGGTGCACCCCGGATGGCTCCAGGTGGGCCGGACAGATTGGCCTCTCGGCTGACAAGAAGCAGAGCAAATTGGTGGACGGCGTCCGCCCTAGGCGTGGAGCGTTCACACCCAAGGAAGAATATTCCTAGTACCTATTGTATGCTGTAAATAAGAAGGTCCCAGGACATGTAAAGGGATCGGCTCTTGATCCCAGAAAACCAACAGACAGGAGCAAGAACTAATCAACTAGAACACAGGACGTCGGGTATTACGCCTCCaacggcggcctgaacctgtctaaaacaCTGTATCACCTACCTTCCCGTAGGAAGATCTCGCTGCGTGTTACACCCCCATCCGAATCTCTAAACGGTGGTTCCCCGGAATACCTGCAGACGGTAGTCACACACCGttagctggcgcgccaggtagggggtgtTGTCGCGTGAAATCTTCCCTACGACAAAGCTTCACCGTGCAAGATCGATGGCGACCCGCTCTAACCTCTCCGACGGGGAGAGCGGCAGCAAATGCGCACAACCACGCCGTGGGCTCCCCAGCGCTCCCCCTCGCATGGAAGCTGGGGGCTTGACCTCTTCAATTCCTGCCGGTGGGACAGACCGTCTCGCACGCTACCGCTTCGCCGTGGCTCAATGCCCCGGAAGCTGCATCCGGGAACGCGGcaagcaccggcggcggcgccaccccgACTAGGGTAGAGCCACGGGGCCGACCGGCCCAGCGGAGGCTGCTGGCATGCAGCCGCCTCAGCCGCGCCAACCTACCCCCAAGTAAAGCGTTGGCTGCGGCCCGTGCTTTGCTGCGTCACCCACCTCTAAGGGAGGAGACGGGCACCCCTGAGGGGAAGTGGTTCGACGAACTGGCAAGCCTGGTGCGGAGGGCCGCCCCTGGACCGAAGGGGCAGCACTCCTGCGCCATCAAAGGGTGAACCCTCCGCGCGGTCGCCGGCCCTGATTGCCTACGCCGTAGGGGGCTCCGACCTCTGCTCCAAGCTCAACAGCCTGAGGGCCTACGAGGACACCCGCACCATCCTAGAGCGAGGGCGAGAACGGCGGCGCCTGGCGGAGAACGAATAGGCGTCTTCAGGCGTGCCGGCTGAAACGGTCGccgcctccgacgacgacaTCGGCCCGTACGGGGTCTGCTGCCGAGCGGTCACGGTAGACCTGTGATGGGTCGACTGGCAAACAAAGTTCTGACCTGACCTGCACCACCGCCATCCAGGCCCCGGGTCATGGCCAACTACTTCCATGTCGCTCTCCGGGGAACCGCCAGGTCATGGCTGATGAATCTTTCGCCGGGATCTGTCGGGTCCTGAGGAGAGCCGTGTGAGCAGTTCGTCACCAACTTCTCCGGGTTGTTCACCCGGCCCGGGACGCGCGGCGACCTTCTCGCCGTCCGTCAGCGCAAAGGCGAATCGCTGCGACAGTACATCCAGCGCTTCAATCAGGTTCGCAACACCATTCCCCGCATCTCCCCAGCTGCCGTTATTATGGCGTTCAGTGAAGGAGTCACCAACAAATGGTTGGTGGGTAAGCTGGAAACCCACAACGTGGAAACCGTCTC contains:
- the LOC120707505 gene encoding uncharacterized protein LOC120707505 — translated: MATAWAVLAVLLVAAQAASAAPVVAPAFLWAPKNYGFCSDDAKEVVHYQTVSPKGLAKSVLEEGGWSNLMCSKEDAQKNVDVAIVFLGSKLQSSDISKDKQIDPALADTLKLSFTSSEFSMAFPYVSTSDDEKLENSLLSGFAENCNSCLERNRVTYTDTCTVTGQDLKKHHSMDSIRDLVTSRMGNNPSGQTDLVVFCSGGFEDLDPAKSEGELLSELVAMLKKSGAKYTILYASQPSGLLENRGRYLAEKTNTTKAGRAKCDGECLVKSTLLEGTFVGIVLLIILISGLMCMMGIDTPSRFEAPQES
- the LOC120707506 gene encoding cytochrome P450 72A15-like, giving the protein MAARALLMLREASPWALAGAAAAVALLWLVAWTAEWAWWTPRRLDRALRAQGLKGTRYRLFTGDLAENARINREARTKPLPLGCHDIAPRVQPMLHRAIKEYGKMSFTWFGPIPRVMIPDPELVKEVLSNKFGHFGKPRSSRIGKLLADGVVNHDGEKWAKHRRILNPAFHHEKIKRMLPVFSTCCAETITKWENSMPSEGSFEVDVWPEFQNLTGDVISRTAFGSSYQEGMKIFQLQGELAERLVQSFQTIFIPGYWFLPTKNNRRMREIDREIRKTLREIIRKREKAIKDGKTNNDDLLGLLLESNMNESKGNAKLGLSTEDVIEECKLFYFAGMETTSVLLTWTLIVLSLHPEWQEGAREEVLNHFGRAKPDFDSLNHLKTVTMILYEVLRLYPPATFIVRRTYKEMELGSIIYPAGVNLQLPILFIHHDPEIWGKDASEFNPARFADGVSNATKHQGAFFPFGGGPRICIGQNFALLEAKMALCTILQRFSFELSPSYTHAPYTVITLHPQHGAQIRLKKL